CACGCTCACGCTATGATCGGCTAAGCGCCGCGGCCGGCCAGCTCGAAGCCGTAGACGGGGCGGGGTTCGTAGAGCTCTTCCAGGCTTTTCATGTCGTCCCCGTCGAGCCGGATGTCGAGCGCGGCGACGGCGTCCTCGACATAGCTTTCCTTGATGGCGCCGACCACCGGGGCGGCGATGCCGGGCTTGGCCAGCATCCAGGCCAGGGCGACCTGGATCGGCTTGACGCCGTGCCTGGCGGCGACCTTCTCGACCCGCTCGGCGATGGCGAAATCGAGATCGCGGTGGAACAGCTCCTGGGCCTTCCTGTCGGTCTGGGCGCGAAGCGATTCGGCCTTGCCCCGGCGGTTGGCGAAGAAGCCGCGGGCCAGCGGGCTCCATGGCGTCAGGCCGACCCCTTCCTCGACGCAGAAGGGGATCATCTCGCGCTCTTCTTCGCGGTAGAGCAGGTTGTAGAGATTCTGCATCGAGACGAAGTTGGCCCAGCCATGGCGCTCGGCCACGAAGCGCATCTTGGCGAACTGGAAGGCGGCCATGCTGGAGGCCCCGATGTAGCGGGCCTTGCCCGCCTTCACGACGTCGTTCAGGGCGTCCATCGCCTCCTCGATCGGAGTCTGGGCGTCGAAACGGTGAATGACGTAGAGGTCGATATAGTCGGTCTTGAGGCGCCCAAGGCTGGCGTCGATGGACTCCATGATGTGCTTGCGGCTCAACCCCTCGTCGTTGGGACCGTCGCCCATGCGGCCACAGACCTTGGTGGACAGCACGACTTGGTGGCGCGGCGCCAGTTCCTTCAGCAGCGTGCCGGTGATTTCCTCGCTCAAGCCGGTGCTGTAGCGGTCGGCGGTGTCGAAATAGGTGATGCCGAGGTCGAGCGCCTTCCTGAACAGCGGCCTGGCCTCGGCCTCGCCGATGGCCCACGGCTGCCAGGCCGGGCTGCCGATCGCCGCGGTGCCGAAACAGATGCGGCTGACCTTGAGCCCCGAGCTTCCCAGGTTGACGTATTGCATGGACACCCTCCGCGGATTGCTTCATTTTCGACGGCGCCGTACCGGTTGCCGCGGGCCCATGATAAGCGCCACGGGAGCCGCCGGCCAATCGAGTTTCCGCTTTCCGGGGGACGGAACTCAGAAGCCATCGACGGGAAGGCACGAGCCTATCATGACAACAGGGGGAACGCCGTTTTTCCGCTTGTCCCAGGCCAGGCAGGGCATCGCCTGGATGCTGCTGTCGGTCCTGGTGGCGGCCGGCATGGACGCCACCGCCAAGTATCTGACCCAGTTCTACCCGGTGCTGCAGATCGTCTGGGCGCGCTATACCTTCCAGGCGGTCGTCGTGGTGCTGGCCCTGGCGCCGCGCCTGCCGGCCCTGGCGCGCACCCAACGGCTGGGGGTGCAACTGGCGCGTTCGGCGATGCTTCTGGGCGCCACCGTGACGTTCCTGTTCGGCCTCCAGAACATGCCGCTGACCGAGGCCAGCACCATCCTGTTCCTGGCGCCCCTGATCGTCACCGCGCTGTCGGTGCCGCTTCTGCGCGAACGGGTGGGGCCGCGCCGCTGGGTCGCGGTGTGCGCCGGCTTCGCGGGTGCGTTGATCATCATTCGGCCCGGCGGCGAGGCGTTTAACCTGTGGGCGGTTTTTCCGATGGCAACGGCGTTCCTCTACGCCCTTTACATGGTGACGACCCGCCATCTGAGTCGCACCGATTCGACCTTGACCACACTGGTTTACACAGCCTCGGTCGGGGCGCTGGTCATGAGCGTGATCGTCCCCTTTGTGTGGGTGCCGCTCGACACCAAGGGATGGCTGCTGCTGATCATGCTGGGGGGGATGGGCGGCGCCAACCATTTCGCCCTCATCCGGGCCTTCCGGGCGGCGGCGGCCGGGGTCGTCAGCCCATTCGAGTACTCGCGGCTGATCTGGGCAACCCTGTTCGGTTATACCCTCTTCGGCAACCTGCCCGATGGGTGGACGGTGCTGGGTGCGGCGGTCATCGTCGGGGCCGGACTCTACATCTACCGCCGGGAGGCGAACGCCGCTGGAAGCAGTGTCCTTCCGGGCGACTGAATTGCCCTTGTCTCCGGCCCGTCAGCGTGACCCTTCGTCTTCCTGCGATTGATTGAAGACGTCGTCGAAGCGGTGCGCGTTCTGGCGGAACAGCTCGAGCAGTTGCGGATCGTAGTGGTCGGGGCGGGTGCGGTCGTCGCCTTCCAGGATGATGCGCACCACCTCCTCGTGGGACAGCGCCGACTTGTAGGGGCGCTGGGAGCGGAGCGCGTCGTAGACGTCGCAGATGGCGACGATGCGGGCGTTGATCGGAATGGCTTCGCCCTTGAGGTTGTTCGGATAGCCGCCGCCGTTCCAGCGTTCGTGATGGCAGAGCGCGATCTCGGCGGCGCACTTCATGGTCGGCTGGTGGGATACCGACAAGATGCGATGCCCGATGGCGCAGTGGCCCTTGATGGTGTCGAACTCCTCGTCGCTCAGCCGACCCGACTTCATCAGGATACGGTCGGGGATGCCGATCTTGCCGACGTCGTGAAGGGGAGCGGCCAACTCGATCTGGCGGCGCTGCTCCTCGGACCAGCCCAGCGCTTCCGCCAGGATTCCCGCATAGATGCCGATGCGCGCGTTGTGCGCCCCGGTTTCGGTGTCCCGGAACTCGGCGGCGACCGCCAGGTGGCGGGCGGAATCCTCGTCGGCGGCGTCGAGCAGGCCGGCCAGCGTCTGCGCCTCCGTGGTCTTGCGGCGCACCTGGCCCATCAACTCCTTCTGGACCGCCCGTTGCGAGCGGTGGCGATCATAGCGCTCGCCGGCCTGCTGCACGACGTTGAACAGGTGCGTGAAGTCGACCGGCTTCAACAGGAAATCCGAGGCGCCATGGCGCAGGGCGGCGATTGCCGAGGCGGTGTCGCCGTGTCCGGTCATGACCAGGAATTCGAGATCCGGCAGGTCGCGTTTGCGCACCTCGGCCAAGAGATCGATTCCCGACCGTCCCGGCATCTTGAGGTCGGAAAGCACGACGCCGATGGACTCTTCTTCCGTCGCCAGAATGGCAAGCGCGTCGTCCACGTTCACCGCTTCGAGACAGGAGAACCCCTTCAGCGACAGGTAGCCGACGACGGAGGAGCGCACGATCGACTCGTCGTCGACCACCAGGACCTTGGCCGAGGAAATGTGGCCTCCCGAGGATTGCGTCGAGGTGCCCGTTCGAGTGCTGACAAACTTCATGGCCTTACCATCTTTGCCTGCCGGTTCGCCTGCCGTTCGGTCATCGGCGCCGGCCCTCCTTTGCCACTCACGGTTTGGCATCCAGGGTTCGGCGGATGATCTGTCCCAGTTCGCTGGGCTCGATCGGCTTGCGAACCACTTCGTTGATGCCGACGGCCTTGTGCGCCAGGGCCGAGGCCGGCGGCGCGTAGCCGGTGCACAGAATGATTGGGATGTCGGGGCGCAGTTCGCGCAGCTTGCGGGCCAAGACGTCGCCCGTCATGTTCGGCATGACCTGATCGGTGACGACGATGTCGAACTGGTCCGCCATCGACTGGAAGACCGCCAGCGCGGCGGCCGGGCTGGTTAGGGCTTCCACCTTGTATCCGAAATGCTCGAGATAGGTTCCGATCGACTGCAGGACCATCCGTTCGTCGTCGACCAGCAGGATGCGCTCGGTGCCGCCGAATTCGGTGCGGATCTTCTTGACGTCCTTGGCGGTTTCGACGCGGGCGCACGGCAGATAAATGCTGAACGTGGTTCCCTTCCCCGGTTCGCTCAGCACTTCGATGCCGCCGCCGTGGTCCTGCACGATGCCGTGGACGGCGGCCAGGCCGAGGCCGGTTCCGGCGCCGACCGGCTTGGTGGTGAAGAAGGGATCGAAGGCGCGGGCCAGGGTATAGGGGTCCATGCCGCAGCCG
This genomic window from Shumkonia mesophila contains:
- a CDS encoding aldo/keto reductase, whose amino-acid sequence is MQYVNLGSSGLKVSRICFGTAAIGSPAWQPWAIGEAEARPLFRKALDLGITYFDTADRYSTGLSEEITGTLLKELAPRHQVVLSTKVCGRMGDGPNDEGLSRKHIMESIDASLGRLKTDYIDLYVIHRFDAQTPIEEAMDALNDVVKAGKARYIGASSMAAFQFAKMRFVAERHGWANFVSMQNLYNLLYREEEREMIPFCVEEGVGLTPWSPLARGFFANRRGKAESLRAQTDRKAQELFHRDLDFAIAERVEKVAARHGVKPIQVALAWMLAKPGIAAPVVGAIKESYVEDAVAALDIRLDGDDMKSLEELYEPRPVYGFELAGRGA
- a CDS encoding DMT family transporter, producing the protein MTTGGTPFFRLSQARQGIAWMLLSVLVAAGMDATAKYLTQFYPVLQIVWARYTFQAVVVVLALAPRLPALARTQRLGVQLARSAMLLGATVTFLFGLQNMPLTEASTILFLAPLIVTALSVPLLRERVGPRRWVAVCAGFAGALIIIRPGGEAFNLWAVFPMATAFLYALYMVTTRHLSRTDSTLTTLVYTASVGALVMSVIVPFVWVPLDTKGWLLLIMLGGMGGANHFALIRAFRAAAAGVVSPFEYSRLIWATLFGYTLFGNLPDGWTVLGAAVIVGAGLYIYRREANAAGSSVLPGD
- a CDS encoding HD domain-containing phosphohydrolase — protein: MKFVSTRTGTSTQSSGGHISSAKVLVVDDESIVRSSVVGYLSLKGFSCLEAVNVDDALAILATEEESIGVVLSDLKMPGRSGIDLLAEVRKRDLPDLEFLVMTGHGDTASAIAALRHGASDFLLKPVDFTHLFNVVQQAGERYDRHRSQRAVQKELMGQVRRKTTEAQTLAGLLDAADEDSARHLAVAAEFRDTETGAHNARIGIYAGILAEALGWSEEQRRQIELAAPLHDVGKIGIPDRILMKSGRLSDEEFDTIKGHCAIGHRILSVSHQPTMKCAAEIALCHHERWNGGGYPNNLKGEAIPINARIVAICDVYDALRSQRPYKSALSHEEVVRIILEGDDRTRPDHYDPQLLELFRQNAHRFDDVFNQSQEDEGSR